TCCTGGAGAAGTTGAAAATGGTCGTTCATTAATTGATAACTATGTTGACATACATGTAAATCCTTACCTTGTTGGCGGAGATTCACAGTTAACAGCTGGTGCATTAGCAGTGGAATTAGCTGGTATGATAAATCCAGATGTACGTAGTGAAATCAGACATTTCCCTGGTATTGCAGCTGTAGGTGACCATGCTGAATGTTCAGAAGTTGACAGATACCTTGAGATTGCAGCAGAGGAAGGATATTCTCGTGACGACCTCGACAAAGTAGCAACCTGTGTTGATTTTGAAGCATACTTCTTAAGATTCATGAATGGTAGAGGAGTAATGAACACCATACTAGGATTAGAAGACAAAGAACGTCAGGAAGAACTATTAAATGTACTAATGAAAGAATCAGATAAAAGAATTGAAACACAACTTAAAGCAGCAATGCCAAACGTTCAAACTGAATACTTTGATAATGGTATACAATTAAATAGATTAGACGTTGAAAAATATGCACATAAATTCACCTATCCAGCACCTGGAAAAACAACAGGTTATGTACATGATAAAATTGTACAGGAAAAAGGAGAAGATAAACCAATAATGACCCTAGCAAATGGACCAGACTTTGCAGTTATAAGAGCAACTGAAGTAATTAAAAACGACTTTGACTTCAACTTAAACAATGTAATCACAAAAATACAAGAAGAAATACCACAAGCTGGAGCAGATGGTGGAGGACACGAAGTTGCAGGATCCTTAAAATTTGTAGAAGGATTACAAGAAGAAGTTTTAAACTTATTCATTGAAGAGGTTAAAAATCTTAAACGATAAATCAACCTCCTTAACTAAATTTCTCTTTACATAAGAGAAGTTGATTAATTCTTTTTTTAATAAAACAATTTTTTTATAAATAGTATTATTATAAAATTTAGAATATAATTAAATTACTTGTTCTTTTTTATCTAAATTTGAATTAATTCATTACATCTTTTTATTTAAAATTAGTAATCCATAAATTATATGATTAATTAATGTAAAATAAAGATAAATTCAATTAAAAATAGCTATATCTTTTTTTAATAAAAAAAGGTAATGTTAAGGAAGTATTCCCTAATTATCCTTAACAATAACATTTTTTTCAAATCATAAGAATATTAAAACCATAACTAATCCAATGAGATTATGAAAATATTAAATTCCCTGTAAATATGTAAGTAGCATATTTTTCAATATTTTCTATTTCGAGTAATTAGTTACTATTCATAAATATAGCATCATACTATTTAAATATTCCTCTTTTATGTACTATTTTTTGTTGATTTAATCCTAAAATATGCACATTATTATAATAATAGTTCTTATTATAGGAACTATTTATTTAAAAAAATATAAAAAAAGATTTCAATTAATTAAATTTCATCCAGAGATTTATATAATTCACATAAATCAGTGAAAGGACATTCCATGTGCTGTGGATTAATAGGTTTACAAATATTCTGGCCAAACTGCACCATCAAATCATTAATAGGTAACCAATAATTCTTCGGTACTATTTCTCTTAGGACTTCCTCTGTTTCCTCAGGTTCCTTGGTATGAACTAATCCTAATCTATTGGAAATTCTATGAACATGAACATCTACAGGTATAGCATCTTCCTGAAAACCGAACACTAAAACACAGTTAGCTGTTTTACGTCCAACCCCTGGTAATTTAATTAATTCATCAATACTATCTGGTACAATACCATCATATTCCTCTAATAATATATTAGATACTTCTTTTATTCGACCAGCCTTTACATTATAAAAACCAGCAGGCCTGACAAGTTTAGCAATTTCCTCAACAGGTGCCTCAGCAATATCCTCCATTGTAGGATATACTTCAAATAAGTTAGCAGTAGCCCGGTCAGTATTTTCATCACGTGTTCTCTGGGATAATATTGTTCTAACTAGTACTTCATAGGGACTTTGATCCTCAAATGTTCTGCGGTCAAATATTTTCTCTAATTCATCCACAATATACTCTATTTGCTCAACAGTAAAATCTCCCTTCATATCCTCAGTTATCATAATAACCACCTTTATTCTGATATTTCATTCATAACATCCAGGAAGTTAGGAAATGACACATCATAACAAGCAGCATCCTTTATTGTTATATTACCAGTTTTTAATCCTAGAACATAGAATGCCATTACCATACGATGATCTAGGTGAGAGTTTACTACTCCTCCTGTCGGATTCCCCTTGATAATAAGACCATCCTTCATTTCCTCAACTTCTATTCCTACATTAGATAATTCTATTGCACAGTTATGCACACGGTCTGTCTCCTTATATCTTGCATGTTCCACGCCAGTTATCACTGATGTTCCCTCAGCCTCTGCCATGAGTACTGCTACTGTTGGAAGTAGGTCCGGTGCATTTTCAAGGTTTATGTCAAATGCCTTTAACTGTCCATCACTTTCTATGTGAACCTCAGTATCGGATACCTTGACTGTTGCACCCATCTTCTCTATTATATCCAGTATTACCTTATCACCCTGCATTGAATCACTGTAGAGATTCTTAATTGTGATTGATGATGGTATCATAGCTGCTGCTGCTATCATGTATGATGCTGATGAGTAATCTCCTTCTATTATGTATTCTGTTGCCTCATATTTTTGTGGTTCTATGTAGTATGATGAATACTCAGGGACATTTGTTGTATCATATTCGAAGTCTATACCGAACTTACTAATTACGGATAATGTCATGTTAACATACGGCTTAGATACAAATGTTCCACGCACATTTAGTGTTACAGGCTTCTTTGAATATGGAGCAGCCATTATTATTGATGATATAAACTGACTACTAACATCACCCTTGATATCTGTTTCTCCACCATCAAATCCACCCTTTACTATTATTGGTGGTGTTCCATTACTCTGTGAGGAGTAGATTGTTACTCCCAGATTCTTTAGTGCATCAATAAGATCTTGCATTGGACGTTTTCTTAGTGATTCATCACCAGTGAATATTGTATAATTTGCTCTTGGTGCAATAGCTGCTACACTACTTAGTATCCTTACACTAGTACCTGAATTTTTTACATCAATAACATTATCAGGTGTTCTGATATATCCAGCAGTTCCCTGAACTATACATTTATCAGGATACCTCTGAAATAATGCACCTAACTGTTCACATGCTTCAAGAGTTGCTAATGTATCCTCAGAATATAATGGGTCTTTTAATACTGACTGACCCTCAGCTAGTGCGGCTGCGATGAATGCTCGATGAGAATAACTTTTTGATGCTGGAGCCTTAATACTTCCTCCGATTCTACTTATCTTCTCAACTTGTAAATCCATAAGTAATTTCTCCAAATAATATAGTTATAAAAAAATCATATATTTATAAAAAAAGTGGGTAATAAGAAGTAGTTATTGCTGTACTTCTAAGAGAATATCAAATTCCTCTGTACGTAGTATGTCAACAACTTCTCCTGTCTGACTAACTAGTTCTGATTCTGTTGTAACATGTTCCTTGGTAAATGCTACTTCACCAACAGTTACCTGTCCGTCTTTCTCTAGTTTTTCTGCAATTTCTTCTGGGTCATTACTTGCAATGTATGAAATTATATCCTTTGCATGTTGCTTGAATTCCGGTCCTACTTTACTCATTATTGGCTCCATTGAAATTACTTTTTCACGTAAATCTGGTTTACCATTCTGTACTGTTATATTATCCACTTTGTTAGTATTTTTAATATCCTCTATGGTGGTTTCTATTTTCTTTACATCTTCTGTATATATGTTTACAGTATTTAGTAACTGGTTTAATGGTATTCCATGTGATGATTTGTATCTTCTAAGTTCATCTATGATATCTATTGCATAGCTACCTATTAATTCTACATCATCATCAATATATTCTTCATGGAGTTCTGGCCATCCGCCGATATGTAATTCTTTTGATTCCTTACCAAGGTATTGAGACACATTATCTGAGAAGAATGGTGTTATTGGTGCCATTAATGCTAATGTTGTTTCTATTACAGTTTTAAGAGTATACTTTGCATCAGCTGTAGAATCTATGTCTTCATATAATCTGTATTTAACAGCCTCAATATACTCATCACAGAAATCATGCCATACAAAGTCATATATAGCTTGTTCTGCCTTTGCAAAGTTATATTCTTCAAATGCATCAGTCACTACCTTGTTTAATCTGTTTAACTTAGATAATATCCATTTATCAATAATATTATCTCCACTAAGTTCTTCTGGTACATTCTCATCCAGGTGCATGTTAATAAATCTGAATGCATTCCAGAATTTACGTAGGAACTTATATGCATGTTTAATATCCTTCCAGCCAAATGGCACATCTGCTCCCGGTACACTGTTAGCAGACCATAATCTAAGAGCATCAGCACCATACTCATCTATAACAGCCTCAGGCTGTATTACATTACCTAATGATTTACTCATTTTATGGCCGTCCTCACCAAATACCATACCATTAATTACAAGTTCATCAAATGGTTTTTCACCGGTAAGAGCATAACATCTTAGAATTGTATAAAATGCCCATGTTCTTATAATATCATGTCCCTGTGGCCTTAAAGTTGCAGGGTATACAGTTTCCCATCCAGGATTTGGCCAATCAGCTATAGTTAATGGAGTTATTGAACTATCCATCCAAGTATCTAGTACATCCTCCTCTGGTGTGAAGCTGGTGCATCCACAGCTACATGCATGGTCAGGCTGGTCAATAGTAGGATCCACTGGTAACTGTTCCTCACTAGGTAGTACTACCTTATGACAATCATTACAATACCATACAGGTATAGGAGTAGCAAATATTCTCTGTCTGGATATACACCAATCCCAATCCATACTGTTAGCCCAGTTTTCTAACCTGTGATACATATGGTCAGGTACCCATCTCATACTCTTTGCCTGTTCAATGATGTCCTCTGTCATATTCTTTACAGCTACAAACCATTGTTTCTTGGTCATGATTTCTATAGGAGTCTTACATCTCCAGCATACACCAACATTCTGGTCTACATCTTCCTGTTTTATGAGGAATCCTTCCTCTTTTAAGTCATTGATAATAGCTTTTCTACATTCCTTGATAGGCATGCCAGCATATTTACCTGCTACTGGTAGCATTTCACCTTTTTCATCAATAGCATCTATGATGTCAAGGTCATAACGTGTAACCCATTCAACATCAGTCTTATCACCAAAGGTACAAATCATTACCACACCAGTACCATATTCAGGGTCTACTGTTTCATCAGTGATAATTTTAACCTCACGGTTATAGATTGGTAGTTTAACAGTTTTACCATGAAGATTACTGTAACGTTCATCATCAGGATGTACTACAACAGCCACACAGGCACATAACAATTCAGGACGGGTAGTAGCAATAGTAGCATTACCAGAGCCATCAGCAGCTGGGAAGTTAACATAATTTAACTTAGTAGTATTATCCTTATACTCAACCTCTGCAAATGCTATAGCAGTTTCACATCTAGGACACCAATTAATAGGATGAATATCCTGATAAATCATGTCCTTATTATACAATTTAAGGAAAGAAAGCTGAGTTCTCCTCTTATTCTCAGGAAGCATGGTGATATACTCGTGATCCCAGTCCTGGGAATAACCCATCTTACGCATCTGTAAACGCATCTTCTCAATATTATCATGAGTCAAGTCAATACAATAATCCCTAAATGTCTCACGGGAAACATCATTCTTCTTAATATCATGAATCTCCTCAACTTTAACCTCTGTTGGAAGACCATGACAATCCCATCCCTGTGGGAATAAAACATCGAAATTATTCATACGTTTATACCGGGCAATAATATCCATATAAACCCAATTCAAAACGTGACCCATATGAAGCTTACCTGTAGGATAAGGAGGAGGAGTATCAATAATATAAGTTGGCTTAGTACCGTCACCTATAAATCTATACGTATTATCTCTTTGCCATAATTCCTGCAATTCTTCTTCTGTAGTATGATCATAATCCTTTGGAATATCATTATTACTCATATATTATGTATCTCCTAAAATTCAGGTTTAATAAAATAAAAAAATATTATCATAAATACCTTGAATTATCATTAGAGATAAGTAAAAACTCATCAACCAATGATAAATATACAATATGATATTATATATGTGAAAAATAGAATATAATTTTATTTATTGAAATGACTATTAAATAAGTAAAATTATAACCAAAAAAAGTTGATAAATGAATGATTCAATCTTATTATTATACACCCAGGATTCCTCAAAGATTATGTTATTTTCCAACTAATTTCATGAATACTTTCTTTATTATAAAATTATAGGTTTTCTACAAAGCAGTTATTTCAAAAAACTATACTTAATAAACATTTTTACACTTAAGTAATTTTTTTATAAAATAAAAAAGAAAAATAGAAACAATAAAACGTTAGAGTGATATTTTTGAAGAAATATGATTATTTAATAGTTGGTTCAGGATTATTTGGGTCAGTATTTGCACATGAAATGAACAAAAAGGGTAAACAATGTCTAGTTATAGAAAAAAGAAATACTGTTGGTGGAAATATATATACTGAGAAAATTGAAAACATTAACGTGCATAAATACGGTGCACATATATTCCACACAAATAATGAAGAGATATGGCAATACATAAATCAATTCGCTAAATTTAACAGATTTACAAACTCACCAATAGCAAACTATGAAGGAAAATTATATAATCTTCCATTCAATATGAACACATTTTATCAAATATGGGGCGTAAAAACACCTGAAAAAGCAAAAAAAATTATAGAAGAAGAAAAAAAGGAATATAAAACAGATAATCCTTCAAACCTAGAAGAACAAGCAATAAATCTTGTTGGTTCCACAATATATAAATTATTAATCAAAGGATACACTGAAAAACAATGGGGAAAATCC
This genomic interval from Candidatus Methanosphaera massiliense contains the following:
- a CDS encoding endonuclease III domain-containing protein codes for the protein MITEDMKGDFTVEQIEYIVDELEKIFDRRTFEDQSPYEVLVRTILSQRTRDENTDRATANLFEVYPTMEDIAEAPVEEIAKLVRPAGFYNVKAGRIKEVSNILLEEYDGIVPDSIDELIKLPGVGRKTANCVLVFGFQEDAIPVDVHVHRISNRLGLVHTKEPEETEEVLREIVPKNYWLPINDLMVQFGQNICKPINPQHMECPFTDLCELYKSLDEI
- the aroA gene encoding 3-phosphoshikimate 1-carboxyvinyltransferase, yielding MDLQVEKISRIGGSIKAPASKSYSHRAFIAAALAEGQSVLKDPLYSEDTLATLEACEQLGALFQRYPDKCIVQGTAGYIRTPDNVIDVKNSGTSVRILSSVAAIAPRANYTIFTGDESLRKRPMQDLIDALKNLGVTIYSSQSNGTPPIIVKGGFDGGETDIKGDVSSQFISSIIMAAPYSKKPVTLNVRGTFVSKPYVNMTLSVISKFGIDFEYDTTNVPEYSSYYIEPQKYEATEYIIEGDYSSASYMIAAAAMIPSSITIKNLYSDSMQGDKVILDIIEKMGATVKVSDTEVHIESDGQLKAFDINLENAPDLLPTVAVLMAEAEGTSVITGVEHARYKETDRVHNCAIELSNVGIEVEEMKDGLIIKGNPTGGVVNSHLDHRMVMAFYVLGLKTGNITIKDAACYDVSFPNFLDVMNEISE
- a CDS encoding valine--tRNA ligase codes for the protein MSNNDIPKDYDHTTEEELQELWQRDNTYRFIGDGTKPTYIIDTPPPYPTGKLHMGHVLNWVYMDIIARYKRMNNFDVLFPQGWDCHGLPTEVKVEEIHDIKKNDVSRETFRDYCIDLTHDNIEKMRLQMRKMGYSQDWDHEYITMLPENKRRTQLSFLKLYNKDMIYQDIHPINWCPRCETAIAFAEVEYKDNTTKLNYVNFPAADGSGNATIATTRPELLCACVAVVVHPDDERYSNLHGKTVKLPIYNREVKIITDETVDPEYGTGVVMICTFGDKTDVEWVTRYDLDIIDAIDEKGEMLPVAGKYAGMPIKECRKAIINDLKEEGFLIKQEDVDQNVGVCWRCKTPIEIMTKKQWFVAVKNMTEDIIEQAKSMRWVPDHMYHRLENWANSMDWDWCISRQRIFATPIPVWYCNDCHKVVLPSEEQLPVDPTIDQPDHACSCGCTSFTPEEDVLDTWMDSSITPLTIADWPNPGWETVYPATLRPQGHDIIRTWAFYTILRCYALTGEKPFDELVINGMVFGEDGHKMSKSLGNVIQPEAVIDEYGADALRLWSANSVPGADVPFGWKDIKHAYKFLRKFWNAFRFINMHLDENVPEELSGDNIIDKWILSKLNRLNKVVTDAFEEYNFAKAEQAIYDFVWHDFCDEYIEAVKYRLYEDIDSTADAKYTLKTVIETTLALMAPITPFFSDNVSQYLGKESKELHIGGWPELHEEYIDDDVELIGSYAIDIIDELRRYKSSHGIPLNQLLNTVNIYTEDVKKIETTIEDIKNTNKVDNITVQNGKPDLREKVISMEPIMSKVGPEFKQHAKDIISYIASNDPEEIAEKLEKDGQVTVGEVAFTKEHVTTESELVSQTGEVVDILRTEEFDILLEVQQ